The window CCGCTACCTGGACGTCAACCCCAACGGCTCGCTGCGGGACATCGCCGGCATCACCAACGAGGCCGGGAACGTCGTCGGCCTCATGCCGCACCCCGAGCACGCCGTCGAGCCGCTGATCGGTACGGGCCGTACCGACGGCCTGCCGTTCTTCACCTCGATCCTCAAGAAGCTGGTCAACGCATGAGCCGGACGCCTCTGGACACGGTCGAGCACGCGGCCGCGACCCCCGACGTCGAGCTGCCCTGGGCCGAACTCGGCCTGAAGAAGGACGAGTACGAGCGGGTGGTGGAGATCCTCGGCCGCCGCCCGACCGGCGCCGAGCTCGCCATGTACTCGGTCATGTGGTCCGAGCACTGCTCGTACAAGTCCTCCAAGGTCCACCTCCGCCAGTTCGGCGAGAAGGCGCCCGAGTCGGACGCGCTGCTCGTCGGCATCGGCGAGAACGCCGGCGTGGTGGACGTCGGCCAGGGCTACGCGGTCACCTTCAAGGTCGAGTCGCACAACCACCCCTCGTACGTGGAGCCCTACCAGGGCGCGGCCACGGGTGTCGGCGGCATCGTCCGCGACATCATCGCGATGGGCGCCCGCCCGGTCGCCGTGGTGGACCCGCTGCGCTTCGGCGCGGCCGACCACCCCGACACCAAGCGCGTCCTGCCGGGCGTCGTCGCCGGCATCGGCGGCTACGGCAACTGCCTGGGCCTGCCCAACATCGGCGGCGAGGTCGTCTTCGACGCCTGCTACCAGGGCAACCCGCTGGTCAACGCCGGTGCTATCGGTGTGATGCGGCACGAGGACATCCACCTCGCGAAGGCCTCCGGCGCGGGCAACAAGGTCATCCTGTACGGCGCCCGCACGGGTGGCGACGGCATCGGCGGCGCCTCGATCCTCGCCTCCGAGACCTTCGACGACGCCAAGCCCTCCAAGCGCCCGGCCGTCCAGGTCGGCGACCCCTTCCAGGAGAAGCTCCTCATCGAGTGCACCCTGGAGGCCTTCCGGGAGAAGCTGGTCGTCGGCATCCAGGACCTCGGCGCCGCCGGTCTGTCCTGCGCCACCTCCGAGCTGGCCTCCAACGGCTCCGGCGGCATGCGCGTCACCCTGGACGACGTCCCGCTGCGCGACTCGACGCTCTCGCCCGAGGAAATCCTCATGAGCGAGTCGCAGGAACGCATGTGCGCGGTCGTCGAGCCGGAGAAGGTCGACCGCTTCCTGGAGATCTGCGAGAAGTGGGACGTCATCGCCACCGTCATCGGTGAGGTGACCGACGGCGACCGCCTGGAGATCTTCTGGCACGGCGGCAAGATCGTCGACGTCGACCCGCGCACGGTCGCCCACGACGGCCCGGTCTACGAGCGCCCCTACGCCCGCCCCGAGTGGCAGGACGCCCTGCAGGCCGACGACGCGAACAAGCTGCCCCGGCCCGCGACTTCGGCCGAGCTGAAGGAGCAGGTCCGCAAGCTCGTGGCCTCGCCGAACCAGGCCTCGAAGAAGTGGATCACCTCGCAGTACGACCACTTCGTGCAGGGCAACACCGTCCTCGCCCAGCCCGAGGACTCCGGCATGATCCGGATCGACGAGGAGAGCGGCCTCGGTGTCGCCATCGCGACCGACGGCAACGGCCGCTACGCCAAGCTCGACCCGTACCACGGCGCCCAGCTGGCCCTCGCCGAGGCGTACCGCAACGTCGCCACGACCGGTGCCAAGCCGCTCGCCGTCTCCGACTGCCTGAACTTCGGCTCGCCCGAGGACCCGGCCGTCATGTGGCAGTTCGCGGAGGCCGTCCGCGGTCTCGCCGACGCCTGTCAGCAGCTGGGCACCCCGGTGACCGGCGGCAACGTCTCGCTCTACAACCAGACGGGCGAGGCGGCCATCCACCCCACCCCGGTGGTCGCCGTCCTCGGCGTGATCGACGACGTCGCCCGCCGCACGCCGGTCGCCTTCCAGGAGGACGGGCAGTTGCTCTACCTCCTCGGCGACACCCGTGAGGAGTTCGGCGGCTCGGCCTGGTCCCAGGTCGTCCACGACCACCTCGGCGGTCTGCCCCCGCAGGTCGACCTGGAGCGTGAGCGCCTGCTGGCCGAGATCCTGATCTCCGCCTCCCGCGACGGCATGATCGACTCCGCGCACGACCTGTCCGACGGCGGCCTGGTCCAGGCGGTCGTGGAGTCCGCGCTGCTCGGCGGCAAGGGCGCGCGGCTGATCGTCCCGGACGGCCTGGACGCCTTCACGTTCCTGTTCTCCGAGTCGGCAGGCCGCGCCATCGTCGCCGTGCCGCGCTCGGAGGAGGTCCGCTTCAACGACATGTGCGGTGCGCGCGGCCTGCCGGCCACCCGCGTCGGTGTCGTGGACGGTGACGCGGTGGAGATCCAGGGCGAGTTCGCCCTCTCCCTCGCCGAGCTGCGCGAGGCCCACGAGGCAACGATCCCGGCACTGCTGGCGTAGCTCCCGCCCGCTGTACGAAGGCCCCGTCCGCGACCCCGGGCGGGGCCTTCGCCGATGCCGGCCGAAGCGATCCGCCGACACCGGTCTGCGGCCCGGCCCGGTCTGCGGTGCGTCTTGGTGCGTCCTGGCTCGTCTGGTCCGGCCCTGCCTGGTCCGGCCCTGTCCTGCCCGACTCGGCCCAGCCCGGTCTGCGGTGCGTCCTGGCCCGGCCTGGCCCGGTCCTGCCCGACCCGGTCTGCGGTCCGGTGCGGTCTGCGGTGCGTCCTGGCTCATCTGGCCCGGCCCTGCCCCTGCTTGACCTGCCCCTGCCTGGCCTCCCGGGTCCGGCCCTGACCTGCCGGGTCCGGCCTGGCCCTGCCCGGTCCTGCCCGGCGGTCCTGCCTGGTCGGGCCCGGGTCCGGTGGTCCTGCCCGACCCGACCCGGCCTGACCAGGCAGGGCCGCCCTTGCCCGGTCCGCGCGGTCGTATTCGCTCGCGGCGCGGGCGCGGGCCTGCATAGGCTCACCGGCATGCCACCGGCCAAGAAGCGTGCCCGCAGTTACGACCCCGTCCGGACCCGCGCCGCGGTCCTCGCGCAGTTCGCGAACGTCCGGGAGGCCGTCGGCGGCCTCGGGCCCGACCAGCTCGCGCTGCCGACCCGGCTCGGCGTCTGGACCGTACGGGACCTCGTCGCGCACATCGGCATGGCGCTCACCGCCGTGCACCGCGCGCTCGACCTGCCCGCGCCGCCCCGCCAGGACGTCACGGTGGTCGAGTGGCCCTTCGCCACCGCCGCCAACTCCACGGCCATCGACGAGTTCACCCGCCGCCTCGCCGCCGATCACCCCGACCTCGACGCCTATCTCGCCGACGTCGACCGCAGCCTGCGGGCCCTCCTCGACGAGCACCCCGGCGGCCGGCTGCTGGAGACCAGCGCCGGCGCGATGCCGCTCGACGACTACCTCGTCACCCGCACCGTGGAACTCGTCGTCCACACCGACGACCTCACCGCGGCCGTCGCGGGACTCGACGTGCCCCACGACCGCCAGGCCCTGGCCGCCGCGACCCGGCTGCTCGCCGACGCCCTCGCCGTGAAGGCGCCCGGCGGCTCCACCGAGGTGCGCGTGCCGCCGTACGCGGTCGTGCAGTGCGTCGAGGGGCCCCGGCACACCCGCGGCACCCCGCCCAATGTCGTGGAGACCGACCCGCTGACCTGGATCCGGCTCGCCACCGGGCGGCTGGCCTGGAAGGACGCCCTCGCCGAGGCGAAGGTCAGCGCGAGCGGGGAGCGGGCGGACATCGGGGACCTGCTGCCGCTGCTGGCGTAGCGGAACCGGTCGTACCGCCGATCCGTCGAACCCGTATGAATCGGCACAAGCAGCGCATGACCCTGACGGCGGCCGCCGTGCTCGTCCCGCTCGCGGTGGCCTGTGGGACCGGGAAGGCGGAGAGTGGAGCGGTGAGCGTCCAGCAGCCGGTGACCGGGATCGACTGGCGGGTCGACAGCCTGACCGTCGGCGACACGACCCGGCACGCGCCCGCTTCCGCCCGCCTGCGCGTGGAGGAGAACGGGAAGGCGGCCGGCAATCTCGGCTGCAACCAGTTCAGCGCCCGCGCCACCCTGGACGGCGACCGGATCACCTTCGGCGACCTGCGCACGACGCGGATGGCCTGCAGCCCGGAGCGGATGGCCTTCGAGCGCGCCCTCGCCCGGACCCTCACCACCGGCACGCTCACGGCGCGGACCGAGGACGCCAAGCTGACGCTCACCGACGGCGACGGCGACCGTGTCCACCTCAGCCGCGGCGCACCCGAATGATGTGCGACACCTCACTCACAAACGAGCCGAAGGGGACCCGGGCCGCCTCGCGGAAGGTGTCCGGGACCCCGCCGATTTCTCGCGACACCGCTCTGACCTGCGGACACGTAGAATCCGACAAGGTGATCGACTGAGGCCGGACCGGTAGGGCCGCGCATCCCCAATTCGGACCAGTGGTCGATCTCGCCTACACTCGGTGGCGTGCCACGTGGTGACGGTCGACTCAATCACGATCTGCTTCCCGGCGAAAAGGGCCCCCAGGACGCTTGCGGCGTCTTCGGCGTCTGGGCTCCGGGTGAAGAGGTCGCAAAGCTCACGTACTTCGGGCTCTACGCCCTCCAGCACCGGGGTCAGGAATCCGCGGGAATCGCGGTCAGCAACGGCTCCCAGATCCTCGTCTTCAAGGACATGGGCCTCGTCTCCCAGGTCTTCGACGAGACTTCTCTAGGTTCGCTCCAGGGTCATATCGCGGTCGGACACGCCCGCTACTCGACCACCGGTGCCTCCGTGTGGGAGAACGCCCAGCCGACGTTCCGTGCCACCGCGCACGGTTCGATCGCGCTCGGCCACAACGGCAACCTGGTCAACACGGCGCAGCTCGCCGAGATGGTCGCCGAACTCCCCAACGACAACAACAGCCGCTCCACCCGGGTCGCGGCCACCAACGACACCGATCTGCTGACGGCCCTGCTGGCCGCCCAGGTCGACGAGGACGGCAAGCCGCTGACCATCGAGGAGGCCGCGCACGCGGTGCTCCCGAAGGTGAAGGGCGCGTTCTCCCTCGTCTTCATGGACGAGCAGACCCTGTACGCCGGCCGTGACCCGCAGGGCATCCGCCCGCTGGTCCTGGGCCGCCTGGAGCGCGGCTGGGTGGTCGCCTCCGAGTCCGCCGCCCTCGACATCTGCGGCGCGAGCTTCGTGCGGGAGATCGAGCCGGGCGAGTTCGTCGCCATCGACGAGAACGGCCTGCGCAGCTCCCGATTCGCGGAAGCGAAGCCCAAGGGCTGCGTCTTCGAGTACGTGTACCTGGCCCGTCCGGACACCGACATCGCCGGCCGGAACGTGTACCTCTCCCGTGTGGAGATGGGCCGCCGGCTCGCCAAGGAAGCCCCGGCCGAGGCCGACCTGGTCATAGCGACCCCGGAATCCGGCACCCCCGCCGCCATCGGCTACGCGGAGGCGTCCGGCATCCCCTTCGGCGCGGGCCTGGTGAAGAACGCCTACGTCGGCCGGACCTTCATCCAGCCCTCGCAGACCATTCGCCAGCTGGGCATCCGCCTGAAGCTGAACCCGCTGAAGGAAGTCATCAAGGGCAAGCGTCTGGTCGTCGTCGACGACTCGATCGTCCGCGGCAACACCCAGCGGGCCCTGGTCCGCATGCTCCGCGAGGCCGGCGCCGCCGAGGTCCACATCCGGATCTCCTCCCCGCCCGTGAAGTGGCCCTGCTTCTTCGGCATCGACTTCGCCACGCGCGCGGAGCTGATCGCCAACGGCATGACCATCGAGGAGATCGGCACCAGCCTCGGCGCCGACTCCCTGGCCTACATCTCCATCGACGGCATGATCGACGCGACGACGATCGCCAAGCCGAACCTGTGCCGCGCCTGCTTCGACGGCGAGTACCCGATGGATCTGCCGGACCCGGAGCTGCTCGGCAAGCAGCTGCTGGAGACCGAGCTGGCGGCCGGTCCCGCCGCCACGGCCGCGGCCGACGCGATCCGTCGCCCGTAACACCCCTGCAGTACGACACGAAAGCTCTCACAGTCATGTCTGAGACAACTGGTGCCAGCTACGCAGCGGCGGGCGTCGACATCGAGGCGGGCGACCGCGCCGTCGAGCTGATGAAGGAGTGGGTGAAGAAGACCCAGCGCCCCGAGGTCCTCGGCGGCCTCGGCGGCTTCGCCGGACTCTTCGACGCCTCCGCCCTCAAGCGCTTCGAGCGCCCGCTGCTCGCCTCCGCCACGGACGGCGTCGGCACGAAGGTCGACGTCGCGCGCCGGATGGGCGTCTACGACACCATCGGGCACGACCTGGTCGCCATGGTCATGGACGACATCGTGGTGTGCGGCGCCGAGCCGCTCTTCATGACCGACTACATCTGCGTCGGCAAGGTCCACCCCGAGCGCGTCGCGGCCATCGTGAAGGGCATCGCGGAAGGCTGTGTGCTGGCCGGCTGCGCCCTGGTGGGCGGCGAGACCGCCGAGCACCCGGGCCTGCTGGGCGCGGACGACTTCGACGTCGCCGGCGCCGGCACGGGCGTGGTGGAGGCCGACCGGCTGCTCGGCGCGGATCGTATCCGCACGGGTGACGCGGTGATCGCCATGGCGTCCTCCGGGCTTCACTCGAACGGGTACTCCCTGGTCCGCCACGTCCTGCTGGACCGCGCGGGCCTCGCCCTGGAGGCGGAGGTCGCCGAGCTCGGCCGCACCCTCGGTGAGGAGCTGCTGGAGCCCACGAAGATCTACTCCCTGGACTGCCTGGCCCTGACCCGCACCGCCGAGGTGCACGCCTTCAGTCACATCACCGGTGGCGGACTCGCGGCCAACCTGGCCCGGGTGATCCCGGACGGGCTGCACGCGACCGTCGACCGCTCCACCTGGACCCCGGGCGCGATCTTCGACCTGGTCGGCCGGACCGGGAACGTCGAGCGCCTGGAGCTGGAGAAGACCCTCAACATGGGCGTCGGCATGATGGCGATCGTCCCGCAGGAGTCCACCGAGGTGGCCCTGACGACCCTGGCCGACCGGGGTGTCGACGCGTGGGTCGCCGGTGAGATCACCGACCGGGGCGACCGGGAGACGGGCGCCGAGCTGGTCGGCGACTACGCCGGCTGAATCTGCGGGTAGCACAGAACCCGGTCGGTGGCAGTGCCACCGACCGGGCAGGTGCTCAGTACTGGGTCAAGCGCCGCGACGGTGCTGTGAGGGACCTTGGTCCTCGTCCTCGTCGTCGTCCTCATAGAGGTCGGCGTACCGAGAATAGAGATCGTCCTCGTCGTCCTCATCGTCCTCGAACGGCTCGCCGTTCGGCGGCTGGCTCGA of the Streptomyces sp. 1222.5 genome contains:
- a CDS encoding DUF3073 domain-containing protein; the encoded protein is MGRGRAKAKQTKVARQLKYNSGGTDLSRLASELGASTSSQPPNGEPFEDDEDDEDDLYSRYADLYEDDDEDEDQGPSQHRRGA
- the purF gene encoding amidophosphoribosyltransferase, producing the protein MPRGDGRLNHDLLPGEKGPQDACGVFGVWAPGEEVAKLTYFGLYALQHRGQESAGIAVSNGSQILVFKDMGLVSQVFDETSLGSLQGHIAVGHARYSTTGASVWENAQPTFRATAHGSIALGHNGNLVNTAQLAEMVAELPNDNNSRSTRVAATNDTDLLTALLAAQVDEDGKPLTIEEAAHAVLPKVKGAFSLVFMDEQTLYAGRDPQGIRPLVLGRLERGWVVASESAALDICGASFVREIEPGEFVAIDENGLRSSRFAEAKPKGCVFEYVYLARPDTDIAGRNVYLSRVEMGRRLAKEAPAEADLVIATPESGTPAAIGYAEASGIPFGAGLVKNAYVGRTFIQPSQTIRQLGIRLKLNPLKEVIKGKRLVVVDDSIVRGNTQRALVRMLREAGAAEVHIRISSPPVKWPCFFGIDFATRAELIANGMTIEEIGTSLGADSLAYISIDGMIDATTIAKPNLCRACFDGEYPMDLPDPELLGKQLLETELAAGPAATAAADAIRRP
- the purM gene encoding phosphoribosylformylglycinamidine cyclo-ligase — translated: MSETTGASYAAAGVDIEAGDRAVELMKEWVKKTQRPEVLGGLGGFAGLFDASALKRFERPLLASATDGVGTKVDVARRMGVYDTIGHDLVAMVMDDIVVCGAEPLFMTDYICVGKVHPERVAAIVKGIAEGCVLAGCALVGGETAEHPGLLGADDFDVAGAGTGVVEADRLLGADRIRTGDAVIAMASSGLHSNGYSLVRHVLLDRAGLALEAEVAELGRTLGEELLEPTKIYSLDCLALTRTAEVHAFSHITGGGLAANLARVIPDGLHATVDRSTWTPGAIFDLVGRTGNVERLELEKTLNMGVGMMAIVPQESTEVALTTLADRGVDAWVAGEITDRGDRETGAELVGDYAG
- the purL gene encoding phosphoribosylformylglycinamidine synthase subunit PurL, with protein sequence MSRTPLDTVEHAAATPDVELPWAELGLKKDEYERVVEILGRRPTGAELAMYSVMWSEHCSYKSSKVHLRQFGEKAPESDALLVGIGENAGVVDVGQGYAVTFKVESHNHPSYVEPYQGAATGVGGIVRDIIAMGARPVAVVDPLRFGAADHPDTKRVLPGVVAGIGGYGNCLGLPNIGGEVVFDACYQGNPLVNAGAIGVMRHEDIHLAKASGAGNKVILYGARTGGDGIGGASILASETFDDAKPSKRPAVQVGDPFQEKLLIECTLEAFREKLVVGIQDLGAAGLSCATSELASNGSGGMRVTLDDVPLRDSTLSPEEILMSESQERMCAVVEPEKVDRFLEICEKWDVIATVIGEVTDGDRLEIFWHGGKIVDVDPRTVAHDGPVYERPYARPEWQDALQADDANKLPRPATSAELKEQVRKLVASPNQASKKWITSQYDHFVQGNTVLAQPEDSGMIRIDEESGLGVAIATDGNGRYAKLDPYHGAQLALAEAYRNVATTGAKPLAVSDCLNFGSPEDPAVMWQFAEAVRGLADACQQLGTPVTGGNVSLYNQTGEAAIHPTPVVAVLGVIDDVARRTPVAFQEDGQLLYLLGDTREEFGGSAWSQVVHDHLGGLPPQVDLERERLLAEILISASRDGMIDSAHDLSDGGLVQAVVESALLGGKGARLIVPDGLDAFTFLFSESAGRAIVAVPRSEEVRFNDMCGARGLPATRVGVVDGDAVEIQGEFALSLAELREAHEATIPALLA
- a CDS encoding META domain-containing protein — translated: MTLTAAAVLVPLAVACGTGKAESGAVSVQQPVTGIDWRVDSLTVGDTTRHAPASARLRVEENGKAAGNLGCNQFSARATLDGDRITFGDLRTTRMACSPERMAFERALARTLTTGTLTARTEDAKLTLTDGDGDRVHLSRGAPE
- a CDS encoding maleylpyruvate isomerase family mycothiol-dependent enzyme, whose translation is MPPAKKRARSYDPVRTRAAVLAQFANVREAVGGLGPDQLALPTRLGVWTVRDLVAHIGMALTAVHRALDLPAPPRQDVTVVEWPFATAANSTAIDEFTRRLAADHPDLDAYLADVDRSLRALLDEHPGGRLLETSAGAMPLDDYLVTRTVELVVHTDDLTAAVAGLDVPHDRQALAAATRLLADALAVKAPGGSTEVRVPPYAVVQCVEGPRHTRGTPPNVVETDPLTWIRLATGRLAWKDALAEAKVSASGERADIGDLLPLLA